One region of Culex pipiens pallens isolate TS chromosome 2, TS_CPP_V2, whole genome shotgun sequence genomic DNA includes:
- the LOC120428655 gene encoding T-related protein: MRSVDEMATSHILSSIDPIMTGGSNGTGSGGGSSSGGLLRTVSGGGGGGSGRDRNLSISLDDRDLWLRFQNLTNEMIVTKNGRRMFPVVKVTASGLDPTAMYNVMLEFCQVDSHRWKYVNGEWVAGGKAEAPPPNPIYYHPESPNFGQHWMKEPISFAKVKLTNKTNGNGQIMLNSLHKYEPRVHLVHLVSDQRDQQKVYSFPFPETQFIAVTAYQNEEVTSLKIKYNPFAKAFLDAKERPDSVYARENSTYGWLNFHPSYATAQSPLPTAERFQHTTLRTNRVTPYSTQRSRSTSGSTSPQPATGYLPLETVPSPVFSSYSTAWQTPSSVASAGGTYWTSQTTNPGSPNSIAPNISPTHSNGSPGYVTSSPTYHLGSHSSASQYTPAVSSATASVSQIDVYQPSVSPQQIYAPAGHQIYHPTPTVSPNHQLYGNVLNAPTITNLGYSASWHSAGDYSVYQGAYHYPTAEYIPMIGDISTYNHPAEITELTPVPTSHHRHEPSSSSSPVPIQYHQQSPVEHTLLTSHHHHPQHAHPHHHHHQHHQHQCPENHSSPEPNHVAAGSSGNVSEAAVAGSPAGAGAGGMAGQSPVRSASTGAWTPLTPPQTTHI; the protein is encoded by the exons ATGCGCTCCGTGGATGAGATGGCCACATCCCACATCCTGTCCTCGATCGATCCCATCATGACCGGCGGCTcaaacggaaccggttccggcggcGGTTCTTCCTCCGGAGGATTGCTACGCACCGTTAGCGGTGGTGGCGGAGGTGGAAGTGGTCGCGATCGGAACCTGTCGATTTCCCTTGACGATCGGGATTTGTGGCTGCGCTTCCAGAACCTGACCAACGAGATGATTGTGACGAAAAATGGCCG GCGCATGTTCCCGGTGGTCAAAGTGACCGCGTCCGGATTGGATCCCACCGCAATGTATAACGTGATGCTGGAGTTTTGCCAGGTGGATTCGCACCGCTGGAAGTACGTCAACGGCGAGTGG GTCGCCGGCGGCAAAGCTGAGGCTCCCCCGCCCAACCCGATCTACTACCACCCGGAGTCGCCCAACTTTGGCCAGCACTGGATGAAGGAACCGATCTCGTTCGCCAAGGTGAAGCTCACCAACAAAACCAACGGCAACGGGCAGATCATGCTGAACTCGCTGCACAAGTACGAGCCCCGAGTACATTTGGTCCATCTGGTTTCCGACCAGCGGGATCAGCAGAAGGTGTACTCTTTTCCGTTTCCGGAAACTCAGTTCATCGCCGTGACGGCTTATCAAAATGAGGAGGTCACTTCGCTGAAGATCAAGTACAATCCGTTTGCGAAGGCCTTTTTGGACGCGAAGGAACGGCCGGACTCGGTGTACGCGAGGGAGAACTCGACTTACGGCTGGTTGAACTTCCACCCGTCGTACGCAACGGCACAATCACCGCTGCCAACGGCGGAACGGTTCCAGCATACGACGTTACGAACGAACCGGGTGACCCCGTACAGCACCCAGCGATCGCGCAGTACCAGTGGTAGCACTTCACCCCAACCTGCCACGGGTTACCTTCCGCTGGAAACGGTCCCATCGCCGGTGTTTTCATCGTACTCCACAGCCTGGCAAACTCCGTCCTCGGTGGCCTCCGCCGGAGGAACCTACTGGACCAGCCAGACCACGAACCCCGGCAGTCCCAACTCGATCGCCCCGAACATCTCGCCGACACACTCGAACGGATCCCCGGGCTATGTAACATCCTCGCCGACGTACCACCTCGGTTCGCACAGCAGCGCCAGTCAGTACACTCCGGCGGTGTCCTCGGCGACGGCATCCGTTTCCCAGATCGATGTGTACCAGCCGAGCGTTTCGCCGCAGCAGATTTACGCACCGGCAGGGCATCAG ATTTACCACCCAACTCCAACGGTTTCGCCAAACCATCAACTCTACGGCAACGTCCTGAACGCTCCGACGATCACCAACCTTGGCTACTCGGCCTCGTGGCACAGTGCCGGGGACTACAGTGTCTACCAGGGCGCGTATCACTATCCAACCGCGGAGTACATCCCGATGATCGGGGACATCAG CACCTACAACCACCCGGCGGAAATCACCGAGCTGACCCCGGTCCCAACCTCCCACCATCGTCACGAACCGAGTTCGTCCTCTTCGCCGGTCCCAATCCAGTACCACCAGCAATCTCCGGTGGAGCACACCCTGCTGACCTCCCACCACCATCACCCTCAGCACGcccacccccaccaccaccatcaccaacaccaccaacaccaGTGTCCGGAGAATCACTCGTCGCCGGAACCGAACCACGTGGCTGCTGGCAGCAGTGGGAACGTTTCGGAAGCGGCGGTCGCTGGATCGCCGGCAGGAGCGGGAGCTGGCGGGATGGCCGGCCAGAGTCCCGTGCGGAGTGCGTCAACGGGGGCGTGGACGCCGCTGACGCCGCCGCAAACGACGCACATTTAG